A part of Acidimicrobiales bacterium genomic DNA contains:
- a CDS encoding glycosyltransferase family 39 protein — MTTLLDASAPSPAASRRSGPGRRFWVVLALLFALGVGLRWYVVLEARPTCPVPEVQTGRVPEQVVAAPGVNPDDGLQVPRLLEDEGPDGCFRVWGDALFGYLQGNLIVRGHWFVNPAAFLASVTDPGFATFPEPFYEQSAGKPPVYPLFVGAVSALGGESATTQRLVLSLVGACVAPLLGLVALRLGGPRAGLLACGIGALYPVLWANDGMLMSESLVAPLAALVILLGYRLWDRPTLLRAGMLGGAIAVLALTRAETVLLYAFSVLPLVLLGLKQLDWRRRVALVAVTGAVGAAVMAPWVGWNLARFREPVLLTSSTGAVLSAASCDTAFYGEYTGYWATCFTGPWPDPLELDESERDAIPRRQAIEYTRDHLARFPVVVAARVGRLWNVYRPLQTIRWDAEIEGRGVWPTRLGLVAYYALLAPAVYGLVVLRRRRLPLSPLLGMAAVVTIAAATSFGILRYRLPADVALVAAAAVGIDAILRRRWPARTGPGEGSSASPEAVSQRGEEPVGVQP, encoded by the coding sequence GTGACCACCCTGCTCGACGCATCGGCCCCCAGCCCCGCGGCCTCGCGGCGCTCGGGCCCGGGCCGCCGCTTCTGGGTGGTCCTGGCGCTGCTGTTCGCGCTGGGCGTCGGGCTGCGGTGGTACGTCGTGCTCGAGGCTCGGCCCACGTGCCCGGTGCCGGAGGTGCAGACCGGTCGGGTGCCCGAACAGGTCGTGGCCGCGCCGGGAGTGAACCCCGACGACGGGCTGCAGGTGCCGCGCCTGCTCGAGGACGAGGGCCCCGACGGGTGCTTTCGCGTCTGGGGCGACGCGCTGTTCGGGTACCTGCAGGGCAACCTGATCGTCCGGGGCCACTGGTTCGTGAACCCGGCGGCCTTCCTGGCGTCGGTGACCGATCCCGGCTTCGCGACCTTCCCCGAGCCGTTCTACGAGCAGAGCGCGGGGAAGCCGCCGGTCTACCCCCTGTTCGTCGGCGCGGTCTCGGCGCTCGGTGGCGAGTCGGCCACCACCCAGCGCCTGGTCCTCTCGCTGGTGGGGGCGTGCGTCGCCCCGCTGCTCGGGCTGGTCGCGCTGCGCCTCGGCGGCCCTCGCGCCGGGCTGCTCGCCTGCGGGATCGGCGCGCTCTACCCGGTGCTGTGGGCGAACGACGGCATGCTCATGTCCGAGTCGCTGGTGGCCCCCCTCGCCGCCCTCGTGATCCTGCTCGGGTACCGGCTGTGGGACCGGCCCACCCTCCTGCGCGCCGGCATGCTGGGCGGCGCCATCGCCGTGCTCGCCCTCACCCGGGCCGAGACCGTCCTGCTGTATGCCTTCTCGGTGCTCCCGCTGGTGCTGCTGGGGCTGAAGCAGCTCGACTGGCGGCGGCGCGTCGCGCTGGTGGCCGTCACCGGCGCGGTGGGCGCGGCCGTGATGGCGCCGTGGGTCGGCTGGAACCTCGCCCGGTTCCGGGAACCGGTGCTGCTCACCTCCTCGACGGGGGCGGTGCTGTCGGCCGCCAGCTGCGACACCGCGTTCTACGGCGAGTACACCGGCTACTGGGCCACGTGCTTCACCGGGCCCTGGCCCGATCCCCTGGAGCTCGACGAGAGCGAGCGCGACGCCATCCCCCGCCGGCAGGCCATCGAGTACACCAGGGACCACCTCGCCCGTTTCCCCGTGGTCGTCGCCGCGCGGGTGGGGCGCCTCTGGAACGTCTACCGGCCGCTGCAGACCATCCGCTGGGACGCCGAGATCGAGGGCCGTGGGGTGTGGCCGACCCGCCTGGGTCTGGTCGCGTACTACGCGCTGCTCGCGCCCGCCGTCTACGGGCTGGTCGTGCTGCGTCGGCGCAGGCTCCCGCTCAGCCCGCTGCTCGGCATGGCGGCCGTGGTCACGATCGCCGCGGCCACCAGCTTCGGGATCCTCCGGTACCGCCTGCCCGCCGACGTCGCCCTGGTGGCCGCCGCCGCGGTCGGGATCGACGCGATCCTGCGCCGCCGATGGCCGGCGCGGACCGGGCCGGGCGAGGGGTCTTCGGCGTCTCCCGAGGCCGTGTCGCAGCGTGGGGAGGAACCAGTGGGCGTGCAGCCGTGA
- a CDS encoding GNAT family N-acetyltransferase has product MTADDLRASTELLDAELPDPRFADEAYLRWLYEENPHGTAIQRSIDDAGVRVAHYAVIPQEYRDADGSVPCVFSLNAVVRSGTQRKGYFTQIGLEIYEEAAARGYRFVVGVANDKSVGAVVKYMGWRLWGPLPVRVVAPLGTRTRGITHHPVTPAFLGSPAFAAFAADLDSLPATHPANRWTPEYLRWRLSCPHTSYVVHASPDLLAVSTRSKGFGIPAAVVLKLLPRARPPARSSTRQMIAAICRHHRAPYAVYAGFNAHVAVRGVRPPRRLQPSPLNLILRGLAADVDQDALALDTFEFLDLDAY; this is encoded by the coding sequence GTGACCGCCGACGACCTGCGGGCCAGCACCGAGCTGCTCGACGCGGAGCTGCCCGACCCGCGCTTCGCCGACGAGGCCTACCTGCGCTGGCTCTACGAGGAGAACCCCCACGGGACGGCCATCCAGCGCAGCATCGACGACGCAGGGGTGCGCGTCGCCCACTACGCGGTGATCCCGCAGGAGTACCGGGACGCCGACGGGTCCGTGCCCTGCGTGTTCTCGCTCAACGCCGTCGTCCGGTCGGGCACCCAGCGCAAGGGCTACTTCACCCAGATCGGCCTCGAGATCTACGAGGAGGCGGCGGCGCGCGGCTACCGCTTCGTGGTGGGCGTGGCCAACGACAAGTCGGTCGGGGCCGTCGTCAAGTACATGGGGTGGCGCCTGTGGGGGCCCCTGCCCGTGCGGGTCGTGGCGCCGCTCGGGACCCGGACGCGGGGCATCACGCACCACCCGGTCACGCCGGCTTTCCTCGGGTCGCCCGCCTTCGCCGCCTTCGCGGCCGACCTCGACAGCCTCCCCGCCACCCATCCCGCCAACCGCTGGACGCCCGAGTACCTGCGCTGGCGGCTCTCGTGCCCCCACACCAGCTACGTGGTGCACGCCTCTCCCGACCTGCTGGCCGTGAGCACCCGGTCGAAGGGCTTCGGGATCCCGGCCGCGGTGGTGCTCAAGCTGCTGCCCCGCGCCCGCCCGCCCGCCCGCTCGTCGACCCGGCAGATGATCGCCGCGATCTGCCGGCACCACCGCGCCCCCTACGCCGTGTACGCGGGGTTCAACGCCCACGTCGCGGTGCGCGGGGTCCGGCCGCCCCGGCGGCTGCAGCCGTCGCCGCTCAACCTGATCCTGCGGGGCCTGGCCGCCGACGTCGACCAGGACGCCCTGGCCCTCGACACCTTCGAGTTCCTCGACCTCGACGCCTACTGA
- a CDS encoding polysaccharide deacetylase family protein yields MPQSGAAITFTLDLEDHRPSADVPARFPDVTRRLLDHLDHLGVRATVFVVGEVAQEQPRLVRDVAARGHELGLHGWRHVPLTTLDPAELRADAARGRALLEDLAGRPVLGFRAPTFSLVPGSRWAPDVLREVGFTYSSSVLAARNPLFGWPGAPRVPFTWPSGLVELPCPLLRAGPLAVPFLGGVYLRVLPWAVVRAGLASGSAGPTPWIYCHPYDFDAGEPYWVVPDAGRLGSRLLWLNRRGMLTRVERLLAGRAGPPLGERVGSAAAPQTAFGPQERP; encoded by the coding sequence GTGCCTCAGTCCGGCGCCGCCATCACGTTCACCCTCGACCTCGAGGACCACCGCCCGTCGGCCGACGTGCCGGCCCGGTTCCCCGACGTCACCCGGCGGCTGCTCGACCACCTCGACCACCTCGGGGTGCGGGCGACCGTCTTCGTGGTGGGCGAGGTGGCCCAGGAGCAGCCGCGCCTGGTGCGCGACGTGGCGGCCCGCGGTCACGAGCTGGGGCTGCACGGCTGGCGCCACGTCCCGCTGACCACCCTCGACCCGGCCGAGCTCCGCGCCGACGCCGCCAGGGGGCGGGCGCTGCTCGAGGACCTGGCTGGCCGGCCGGTGCTCGGCTTCCGGGCGCCCACCTTCTCGCTGGTGCCAGGGTCGCGATGGGCCCCCGACGTGCTGCGCGAGGTGGGGTTCACGTACTCCTCCAGCGTGCTGGCGGCCCGCAACCCGCTGTTCGGCTGGCCCGGTGCCCCCCGAGTGCCGTTCACCTGGCCCAGCGGCCTGGTCGAGCTGCCGTGCCCGCTGCTGCGGGCCGGGCCGCTGGCCGTGCCCTTCCTGGGTGGCGTGTACCTGCGGGTGCTGCCGTGGGCGGTGGTGCGCGCCGGCCTGGCCTCGGGCTCGGCCGGCCCCACCCCGTGGATCTACTGCCACCCCTACGACTTCGACGCGGGCGAGCCCTACTGGGTGGTCCCCGACGCCGGCCGGCTCGGGAGCCGGCTGCTGTGGCTGAACCGGCGGGGCATGCTGACCAGGGTGGAGCGGCTGCTCGCCGGGCGGGCCGGGCCGCCGCTCGGGGAGCGGGTCGGGTCGGCCGCCGCCCCGCAGACCGCCTTCGGCCCGCAGGAGCGCCCGTGA
- a CDS encoding class I SAM-dependent methyltransferase, translating into MSTGEFTQQQMLHRLPQARVVDRIPYLCALARGRSTVHIGFVDAGCRNVQEQAGTWLHGHLARVTDRLVGIDLDADGVADARSRGFEAHTADCRDPAALRALGLAKAEVVLAGEVIEHLDDPGSFLEGVHELVAPDGVLVLSTPNAYGLLNVAASLAGFEVNHPDHVVMFTWRTLTALLARHGWDTVGTATYVPAVKELAAPGARARALVLAARTVLGLERLLGRLGAPFGADGLIVVARPVTGRPR; encoded by the coding sequence GTGAGCACCGGAGAGTTCACCCAGCAGCAGATGCTCCACCGGCTCCCGCAGGCGCGGGTCGTCGATCGCATCCCCTACCTCTGCGCGCTGGCCAGGGGGCGGAGCACGGTGCACATCGGCTTCGTCGACGCCGGCTGTCGGAACGTGCAGGAGCAGGCGGGCACGTGGCTGCACGGGCACCTGGCCCGGGTCACCGACCGCCTGGTGGGGATCGACCTCGACGCCGACGGGGTCGCCGACGCCCGGTCCCGCGGCTTCGAGGCCCACACGGCCGACTGCCGCGACCCGGCGGCGCTCCGGGCCCTCGGGCTGGCGAAGGCCGAGGTGGTCCTGGCCGGGGAGGTGATCGAGCACCTCGACGACCCGGGGTCGTTCCTCGAGGGCGTCCACGAGCTGGTCGCCCCCGACGGGGTGCTGGTGCTCAGCACGCCCAACGCCTACGGCCTGCTCAACGTGGCCGCCTCGCTCGCCGGGTTCGAGGTGAACCACCCGGACCACGTCGTGATGTTCACGTGGCGCACGCTCACCGCGCTCCTCGCCCGCCACGGCTGGGACACCGTCGGCACGGCCACCTACGTGCCCGCCGTGAAGGAGCTGGCGGCACCGGGGGCGCGGGCCCGGGCCCTCGTCCTGGCCGCCCGGACCGTCCTGGGCCTCGAACGCCTGCTCGGCCGCCTGGGTGCCCCGTTCGGTGCCGACGGGCTGATCGTGGTCGCCCGGCCGGTGACCGGCCGCCCCCGCTGA
- a CDS encoding DUF2304 domain-containing protein, whose product MSDRAHVLVILVTALTLLFILRLVRHRQMRAKYAMLWLLVGMALLVLAIAPWLLEPVSRAVGIAYPPAMFLLVAIAFLFVVVVHFSWELSRLEDRSRKLAEELALLRTELARRDVAEDAEAAASVPMSAVAKGSASEMAREPD is encoded by the coding sequence ATGAGCGACCGCGCCCACGTGCTCGTCATCCTCGTCACCGCCCTGACGCTGCTGTTCATCCTGCGCCTCGTGCGCCACCGCCAGATGCGGGCCAAGTACGCCATGCTGTGGCTGCTGGTGGGGATGGCACTGCTGGTGCTCGCCATCGCACCGTGGCTCCTCGAGCCCGTCTCCCGGGCCGTCGGGATCGCCTACCCGCCGGCCATGTTCCTGCTCGTGGCCATCGCGTTCCTGTTCGTGGTCGTCGTGCACTTCAGCTGGGAGCTGTCGCGCCTCGAGGATCGGTCTCGCAAGCTGGCCGAGGAGCTGGCCCTGCTGCGCACCGAGCTGGCCCGGCGCGACGTCGCCGAGGACGCCGAGGCCGCCGCGTCCGTGCCGATGTCGGCCGTCGCCAAGGGTTCTGCGTCCGAGATGGCCCGGGAACCGGACTGA
- a CDS encoding glycosyltransferase family 2 protein — MPPSDTSATPAPRGTGRTLVIIPAWNEEEALPAVLADLARVVPDLDVVVIDDGSADRTAAVGRAAGATVLQLPFNLGIGGALRTGFRYAVDQGYERGVQFDADGQHDPHEIASLLASLDSGVDMAIGSRFAGKPTTYDVGRVRRRAMGVLRFAVKQFSGQSFTDTSSGFRAFSRPVLEFFARTYPSEYMESVEALLLACSAGFRVAEVPVHMRGRDAGAPSTRRFRLAYHYVRLLLVIVVSAPRRRRLQEIPS, encoded by the coding sequence ATGCCTCCCTCCGACACGTCCGCCACCCCGGCACCCCGCGGCACCGGTCGCACCCTGGTGATCATCCCCGCGTGGAACGAGGAGGAGGCCCTTCCCGCCGTGCTGGCCGACCTCGCCCGGGTCGTGCCCGACCTCGACGTCGTCGTGATCGACGACGGGTCCGCCGACCGCACCGCCGCGGTGGGCCGTGCCGCCGGCGCCACCGTCCTCCAGCTGCCCTTCAACCTCGGCATCGGCGGCGCCCTCCGCACCGGCTTCCGCTACGCCGTCGACCAGGGCTACGAGCGGGGCGTGCAGTTCGACGCCGACGGCCAGCACGATCCCCACGAGATCGCCAGCCTGCTGGCGTCCCTCGACAGCGGCGTCGACATGGCCATCGGGAGCCGCTTCGCCGGCAAGCCGACCACCTACGACGTCGGACGGGTCCGCCGTCGGGCGATGGGCGTGCTGCGCTTCGCGGTGAAGCAGTTCTCGGGCCAGAGCTTCACCGACACCAGCTCGGGCTTCCGCGCCTTCTCCCGGCCCGTGCTCGAGTTCTTCGCCCGCACCTACCCGTCCGAGTACATGGAATCCGTGGAGGCCCTGCTGCTGGCCTGCTCGGCCGGGTTCCGGGTGGCCGAGGTACCCGTGCACATGCGGGGCCGCGACGCCGGCGCGCCCTCGACCAGGCGCTTCCGGCTGGCGTACCACTACGTCCGGTTGCTGCTCGTCATCGTCGTGAGCGCCCCTCGCCGGCGCCGCCTGCAGGAGATCCCCTCATGA
- a CDS encoding acyltransferase, with the protein MSPTPPVDTPGVVTHFPNLDAYRAIGMTMVLMAHTAYATGWSFKPGIGPVLSRMDVGLPLFFVISGFLIYRPFVTADLRGRSPVANGRFYRRRALRIVPGYWFALTVVIVFFGLQMQNLGDWLVYYGFAQTFDPDRAFGGITQAWSIGVEVTFYALLPLWAWLTRRVTRGLAPLRRSQVLLAGAALLYLGGAAFRVAVVWSDPSWAPRSVFWLPMHLDFFAIGMALAVVSAREALGLPGWRFTDRFARMPAVSWLVALGFFAVVTRFQPPPQPGVIAGKEYVSRQLLYGAVSLFFLLPAMFGEQHRGGVRAFLRLRPLVFLGTVSYGFYLFHLAVLEKVQDAVGAGPFQGNVWQITALTFAGSLVLASVSFYLVERPFLLLKDRRLREVLRFGPWARRAEVLNEA; encoded by the coding sequence GTGAGCCCCACGCCCCCGGTCGACACCCCGGGCGTGGTCACCCACTTCCCGAACCTCGACGCCTACCGGGCCATCGGCATGACCATGGTGCTCATGGCCCACACCGCCTACGCGACGGGGTGGAGCTTCAAGCCCGGCATCGGCCCAGTGCTCTCCCGCATGGACGTCGGCCTGCCGCTGTTCTTCGTCATCTCGGGGTTCCTCATCTACCGGCCGTTCGTGACCGCCGACCTCCGCGGGCGGTCCCCCGTCGCCAACGGGCGGTTCTACCGGCGCCGGGCCCTGCGCATCGTGCCCGGCTACTGGTTCGCCCTCACCGTCGTCATCGTGTTCTTCGGGCTGCAGATGCAGAACCTCGGCGACTGGCTCGTGTACTACGGCTTCGCCCAGACGTTCGACCCCGACCGCGCCTTCGGTGGCATCACCCAGGCCTGGAGCATCGGCGTGGAGGTCACCTTCTACGCCCTGCTCCCCCTGTGGGCCTGGCTCACCCGCAGGGTGACTCGGGGCCTGGCGCCGCTGCGCCGGAGCCAGGTGCTGCTGGCCGGCGCCGCCCTGCTCTACCTGGGCGGGGCCGCCTTCCGCGTCGCCGTGGTGTGGTCCGACCCCTCGTGGGCGCCGCGATCGGTGTTCTGGCTGCCGATGCACCTCGACTTCTTCGCCATCGGCATGGCCCTGGCCGTGGTGAGCGCCCGTGAGGCCCTCGGCCTGCCGGGCTGGCGGTTCACCGACCGGTTCGCACGCATGCCCGCGGTGTCCTGGCTGGTGGCGCTGGGCTTCTTCGCGGTCGTCACCCGGTTCCAGCCGCCGCCCCAGCCGGGGGTGATCGCCGGGAAGGAGTACGTGTCGCGCCAGCTCCTGTACGGGGCGGTGTCGCTGTTCTTCCTGCTGCCGGCCATGTTCGGCGAGCAGCACCGCGGGGGCGTGCGGGCCTTCCTGCGCCTCCGCCCGCTGGTGTTCCTGGGCACGGTCTCGTACGGCTTCTACCTGTTCCACCTGGCCGTGCTCGAGAAGGTCCAGGACGCGGTGGGCGCCGGCCCCTTCCAGGGGAACGTCTGGCAGATCACGGCGCTCACGTTCGCGGGCAGCCTGGTGCTGGCCTCCGTGAGCTTCTACCTGGTGGAGCGGCCGTTCCTGCTGCTGAAGGATCGGCGCCTCCGCGAGGTGCTGCGCTTCGGCCCGTGGGCCCGGCGCGCCGAGGTGCTCAACGAGGCCTGA
- a CDS encoding acyltransferase yields MSDQRDGQGAAPRAFHLGYRPELDGLRAVAVLAVMAFHAGLSFAAGGFLGVDVFFVLSGFLITSLLLEERQVRGGIALGRFYARRALRLFPALVLVVVACLLWTGLAESSAVFVQTAKDAGITAVYAMNWIAALTDRPLLGLLEHTWSLAIEEQFYLVWPLTLLVLLGGRRTPRAVLVFCTVALVGAPLLRFALLDGPGTYARVYNGLDTRADALLAGCLVATLYTLRLLPGPRALRPWLQVLGGAAAVALLVLFRYSARDLFLYRWGLTLATVSAAVLIAALAAAPGGLLARPLRLRPVVWVGRISYGLYLWHWPVFVIANQGRLGWGLWPTTALRVALTFAFATASFYLWERPFLRLKSRLGGTASASGRPAVAVAA; encoded by the coding sequence ATGAGCGATCAGCGGGACGGGCAGGGCGCGGCCCCCCGTGCCTTCCACCTCGGCTACCGCCCCGAGCTGGACGGGCTGCGGGCCGTGGCCGTGTTGGCCGTGATGGCCTTCCACGCCGGGCTCTCCTTCGCCGCCGGGGGGTTCCTCGGCGTCGACGTGTTCTTCGTGCTCAGCGGCTTCCTCATCACCAGCCTGCTCCTCGAGGAGCGCCAGGTGCGCGGGGGCATCGCCCTCGGACGCTTCTACGCCCGGCGGGCCCTGCGTCTGTTCCCCGCCCTGGTGCTGGTGGTGGTGGCCTGCCTGCTCTGGACCGGGCTGGCCGAGAGCTCGGCGGTGTTCGTGCAGACCGCCAAGGACGCGGGGATCACCGCGGTGTACGCCATGAACTGGATCGCGGCCCTCACCGACCGACCGCTGCTCGGGCTCCTCGAGCACACCTGGTCGCTGGCGATCGAGGAGCAGTTCTACCTCGTGTGGCCCCTCACCCTGCTGGTGCTGCTCGGCGGCCGCCGCACCCCCCGGGCCGTGCTCGTCTTCTGCACCGTCGCACTGGTGGGGGCGCCGCTGCTGCGGTTCGCCCTGCTCGACGGGCCCGGCACCTACGCACGGGTCTACAACGGGCTCGACACGCGAGCCGACGCCCTGCTCGCCGGTTGCCTGGTGGCCACCCTGTACACGCTGCGGCTGCTCCCCGGCCCACGGGCCCTGCGGCCCTGGCTGCAGGTGCTGGGCGGCGCCGCGGCCGTCGCCCTGCTGGTGCTGTTCCGCTACTCGGCCCGCGACCTGTTCCTCTACCGGTGGGGGCTCACCCTCGCAACGGTGTCGGCTGCGGTGCTGATCGCCGCCCTGGCCGCAGCCCCGGGCGGGCTGCTGGCCCGCCCGCTGCGGCTGCGGCCCGTGGTCTGGGTGGGGCGTATCTCCTACGGCCTGTACCTCTGGCACTGGCCCGTCTTCGTGATCGCGAACCAGGGGCGACTGGGCTGGGGCCTGTGGCCCACCACCGCGCTGCGCGTCGCGCTCACCTTCGCCTTCGCGACGGCGTCGTTCTACCTGTGGGAGCGGCCGTTCCTGCGCCTCAAGAGCCGCCTGGGCGGCACCGCGTCGGCCAGCGGCCGCCCGGCCGTGGCGGTGGCCGCGTGA
- a CDS encoding glycosyltransferase family 39 protein, with protein sequence MGRGGTFEKRLALIVVGALALRVLYVLLAKRDEPVMGDAIFYNAAANTLADLKGFVDPFHPGRQAADHPPLTIVFLAPVSLLSGDSLLAQRLAMATVGAAGVAAIGLLGRRVAGERVGLLAAAVAAVYANLWMNDGLVMSESLATVGVAVVLLCVYRFLARPSARAAALLGLALGVTVLARAEVALLLPLVVLPAALGARELSRAERWQRLAISTLVAGAVVAPWALYNLARFEEPVVISTNDGLTLAGANCESMYYSGGIGLWDLRCALDLVPGGDERAFGDQSQVSAHYRDHAVAYLRDNLDRLPAVLAARVGRVWSVYEPGQMVWYNQGEGREAWASRLGLWQYGALLPLAVAGAVVLHRRGVAIWPLVATVVLVTLTAMAFYGLARFRVPAEVAICVLAAAALDQGWRLLERRRAAGRRADREPAVV encoded by the coding sequence GTGGGCCGGGGGGGCACGTTCGAGAAGCGCCTCGCGCTGATCGTCGTCGGCGCGCTCGCCCTGCGGGTCCTCTACGTGCTGCTGGCCAAGCGCGACGAGCCGGTGATGGGCGACGCCATCTTCTACAACGCGGCGGCCAACACCCTGGCCGACCTCAAGGGCTTCGTCGATCCCTTCCACCCGGGACGGCAGGCCGCCGACCACCCGCCCCTCACCATCGTGTTCCTCGCCCCGGTGTCGCTGCTCAGCGGTGACAGCCTGCTGGCGCAGCGCCTCGCCATGGCCACCGTCGGCGCCGCGGGCGTGGCGGCCATCGGCCTCCTCGGGCGGCGGGTCGCCGGTGAGCGGGTCGGGCTGCTCGCAGCCGCCGTGGCGGCCGTCTACGCCAACCTCTGGATGAACGACGGCCTCGTCATGTCGGAGTCCCTCGCCACCGTCGGCGTGGCCGTGGTGCTCCTGTGCGTCTACCGCTTCCTCGCCCGGCCCTCCGCCAGGGCTGCAGCCCTGCTGGGGCTCGCACTCGGGGTCACCGTCCTGGCCCGGGCCGAGGTGGCGCTGCTGCTCCCCCTGGTGGTGCTCCCGGCGGCCCTGGGGGCACGGGAGCTGAGCCGCGCCGAGCGCTGGCAGCGGCTGGCGATCTCCACCCTCGTGGCCGGCGCGGTGGTGGCGCCGTGGGCGCTGTACAACCTGGCCCGGTTCGAGGAGCCGGTGGTCATCTCCACCAACGACGGCCTCACCCTGGCCGGCGCCAACTGCGAGTCGATGTACTACTCGGGCGGCATCGGCCTGTGGGACCTGCGCTGCGCGCTCGACCTGGTGCCGGGGGGCGACGAGCGCGCCTTCGGCGACCAGAGCCAGGTGTCGGCCCACTACCGGGATCACGCGGTGGCGTACCTCCGGGACAACCTCGACCGGCTCCCGGCCGTGCTCGCGGCACGCGTCGGGCGGGTGTGGAGCGTCTACGAGCCCGGCCAGATGGTCTGGTACAACCAGGGCGAGGGGCGGGAGGCCTGGGCGTCGCGGCTCGGCCTGTGGCAGTACGGCGCGCTGCTGCCCCTGGCCGTGGCCGGCGCCGTGGTCCTCCACCGGCGAGGCGTGGCGATCTGGCCGCTCGTGGCCACGGTGGTGCTGGTCACCCTCACCGCGATGGCCTTCTACGGGCTGGCGCGCTTTCGCGTCCCAGCCGAGGTCGCCATCTGCGTGCTCGCCGCCGCCGCCCTCGACCAGGGCTGGCGACTGCTCGAGCGCCGACGGGCCGCCGGCCGGCGCGCCGACCGGGAGCCGGCGGTCGTATGA
- a CDS encoding NAD(P)/FAD-dependent oxidoreductase → MADPTGTTSGPARGSNVVIIGAGPAGLTAAYKLARRGVTSTVLEADSVVGGISRTVERDGWRFDIGGHRFFTKVQPVEDLWHEILPDEDFLMRPRMSRIFYRGKFFDYPLKAMNALGGLGIWESFLCVMSYVWVRIKKPKDMTTFEGWTASRFGWRLYRIFFKTYTEKVWGVPATAIQADWAAQRIKNLSLFNAIVNSLLPKRNQKDITSLIEEFQYPKYGPGQMWEVCRDKVEAAGTKVLMNTGVVSIHHAGGKAVAVTAETDGVTTRYEASDIVSSMPINSLVKAMDPAPPAHVLGAADGLKHRDFLTVALVVPERFAFPDNWIYVHSPEVKLGRVQNFGSWSPYLVKEGRTCLGLEYFVNVGDSVWEMDDDDLVAMGAQELARLGLITDTSMVEAGYVVRMPKAYPVYDASYRDNVDVLREWLGHHASNVYPVGRNGMHKYNNQDHSMLTAMLSVENILDDAGHDVWIVNVEQEYHEEGESVEGGPRETGTGRAAPVISA, encoded by the coding sequence ATGGCCGACCCCACCGGCACCACGTCGGGCCCCGCCCGGGGCAGCAACGTCGTGATCATCGGCGCCGGCCCCGCGGGGCTCACGGCTGCGTACAAGCTGGCCCGGCGAGGCGTCACGTCGACCGTGCTCGAGGCCGACTCCGTCGTCGGCGGGATCAGCCGCACGGTCGAGCGCGACGGCTGGCGCTTCGACATCGGCGGCCACCGCTTCTTCACCAAGGTGCAGCCGGTCGAGGACCTGTGGCACGAGATCCTGCCCGACGAGGACTTCCTGATGCGCCCCCGGATGAGCCGCATCTTCTACCGCGGCAAGTTCTTCGACTACCCGCTCAAGGCCATGAACGCCCTCGGCGGCCTGGGCATCTGGGAGTCGTTCCTCTGCGTGATGTCCTACGTGTGGGTGCGGATCAAGAAGCCCAAGGACATGACCACCTTCGAGGGCTGGACCGCGTCACGGTTCGGCTGGCGGCTCTACCGCATCTTCTTCAAGACGTACACCGAGAAGGTCTGGGGCGTTCCGGCCACCGCGATCCAGGCCGACTGGGCCGCGCAGCGCATCAAGAACCTCTCGCTGTTCAACGCCATCGTGAACTCCCTGCTCCCGAAGCGGAACCAGAAGGACATCACCTCGCTGATCGAGGAGTTCCAGTACCCGAAGTACGGGCCGGGCCAGATGTGGGAGGTGTGTCGCGACAAGGTGGAGGCGGCAGGGACCAAGGTGCTGATGAACACCGGCGTCGTGAGCATCCACCACGCCGGCGGCAAGGCCGTGGCCGTCACCGCCGAGACCGACGGCGTGACGACCCGCTACGAGGCGAGCGACATCGTGTCCTCGATGCCCATCAACTCGCTGGTGAAGGCCATGGATCCCGCACCTCCCGCGCACGTCCTGGGCGCAGCCGACGGCCTGAAGCACCGTGACTTCCTCACCGTGGCCCTCGTCGTACCCGAGCGGTTCGCGTTCCCCGACAACTGGATCTACGTCCACTCCCCCGAGGTGAAGCTGGGCCGGGTGCAGAACTTCGGCTCCTGGTCGCCCTACCTCGTGAAGGAGGGGCGCACCTGCCTCGGCCTCGAGTACTTCGTGAACGTGGGCGACTCGGTGTGGGAGATGGACGACGACGACCTGGTGGCCATGGGTGCCCAGGAGCTCGCCCGGCTCGGCCTCATCACCGACACGTCGATGGTCGAGGCGGGCTACGTGGTCCGCATGCCCAAGGCGTACCCGGTCTACGACGCCAGCTACCGCGACAACGTCGACGTGCTCCGCGAGTGGCTCGGCCACCACGCCTCCAACGTCTACCCCGTGGGCCGCAACGGCATGCACAAGTACAACAACCAGGATCACTCCATGCTCACGGCCATGCTCTCGGTGGAGAACATCCTCGACGACGCCGGCCACGACGTCTGGATCGTGAACGTCGAGCAGGAGTACCACGAGGAGGGCGAGTCGGTGGAAGGCGGTCCCCGGGAGACCGGCACCGGTCGTGCCGCTCCCGTGATCTCCGCCTGA